A genomic stretch from Vibrio coralliilyticus includes:
- a CDS encoding thymidine kinase — protein sequence MAQMYFYYSAMNAGKSTTLLQSSFNYQERGMTPVIFTAALDDRYGVGKVSSRIGLQSDAHLFRADSDLYQEIAALNEVEKRHCILVDECQFLTKEQVYQLTEVVDKLHIPVLCYGLRTDFLGELFEGSKYLLSWADKLVELKTICHCGRKANMVIRTDEHGNAIAEGDQVAIGGNDRYVSVCRQHYKEALGK from the coding sequence GTGGCTCAGATGTATTTCTATTACTCAGCAATGAATGCGGGTAAATCCACCACTCTTCTTCAATCCTCTTTTAACTACCAAGAACGTGGCATGACACCTGTGATTTTTACAGCCGCTTTGGACGACAGATACGGTGTGGGCAAAGTAAGTTCTCGTATTGGTCTTCAGTCAGATGCACACCTATTTCGTGCGGACTCTGATTTGTACCAAGAAATCGCCGCACTAAATGAAGTCGAAAAGCGTCACTGTATCTTGGTTGATGAGTGTCAGTTCTTGACCAAAGAGCAGGTCTATCAGTTAACTGAAGTGGTGGATAAGCTTCATATCCCGGTCTTGTGCTACGGCTTACGCACAGACTTCTTAGGTGAGTTGTTTGAAGGCAGCAAATACCTTCTGTCTTGGGCTGATAAACTGGTTGAACTGAAAACCATCTGCCATTGTGGACGAAAAGCAAACATGGTCATCCGCACAGATGAGCATGGTAATGCCATTGCTGAGGGCGATCAGGTTGCGATTGGGGGTAATGACCGCTATGTATCAGTGTGCCGCCA